In the Gorilla gorilla gorilla isolate KB3781 chromosome 10, NHGRI_mGorGor1-v2.1_pri, whole genome shotgun sequence genome, one interval contains:
- the GPR162 gene encoding probable G-protein coupled receptor 162 isoform X3, which produces MLSTGVVSFFSLKSDSAPPWMVLAVLWCSMAQTLLLPSFIWSCERYRADVRTVWEQCVAIMSEEDGDDDGGCDDYAEGRVCKVRFDANGATGPGSRDPAQVKLLPGRHTLFPPLERVHYLQVPLSRRLSHDETNIFSTPREPGSFLHKWSSSDDIRVLPAQSRALGGPPEYLGQRHRLEDEEDEEEAEGGGLASLRQFLESGVLGSGGGPPRGPGFFREEITTFIDETPLPSPTASPGHSPRRPRPLGLSPRRLSLGSPESRAVGLPLGLSAGRRCSLTGGEESARAWEGSWVPGNPIFPQLTL; this is translated from the exons ATGCTGAGCACTGGG GTGGTGAGCTTCTTCTCCCTCAAGTCGGACTCGGCGCCCCCCTGGATGGTGCTGGCTGTGCTGTGGTGCTCCATGGCACAGACGCTGCTGCTGCCCTCCTTCATCTGGTCCTGCGAGCGCTACCGCGCCGACGTGCGCACAGTGTGGGAGCAATGCGTGGCCATCATGTCTGAGGAGGATGGAGATGACG ATGGGGGCTGTGACGACTATGCGGAGGGCCGAGTTTGCAAAGTTCGCTTTGATGCTAACGGAGCCACAGGACCAGGGAGCCGGGACCCCGCCCAGGTGAAGCTGCTGCCTGGAAGGCACACGCTCTTCCCTCCTCTTGAGAGAGTCCACTACTTACAG GTCCCCCTATCCCGGCGTCTGTCCCATGATGAGACAAACATCTTCTCTACCCCTCGGGAACCAGGCTCCTTCCTGCACAAGTGGTCATCCTCTGATGACATCCGGGTCCTCCCAGCCCAGAGCCGGGCCCTTGGGGgtcctcctgagtacctgggacaaAGACACAGGTTGGAGGATGAGGAGGACGAGGAAGAGGCTGAAGGTGGGGGGCTGGCCAGCCTTCGCCAATTCTTGGAGAGTGGGGTTCTGGGGTCAGGTGGGGGACCCCCACGGGGTCCTGGCTTCTTCCGGGAGGAGATCACCACCTTCATCGATGAGACACCTCTGCCTTCTCCGACTGCCTCACCAGGGCACTCTCCTCGTCGGCCCCGGCCACTGGGCCTCTCACCCCGCCGACTCTCCCTTGGGTCCCCTGAGAGCAGAGCCGTTGGACTTCCTTTGGGACTAAGCGCAGGGAGACGCTGCTCCCTGACGGGGGGTGAAGAAAGTGCAAGGGCTTGGGAAGGATCCTGGGTCCCAGGCAACCCCATCTTTCCCCAGCTGACCCTGTGA
- the GPR162 gene encoding probable G-protein coupled receptor 162 isoform X1, with protein sequence MARGGAGAEEASLRSNALSWLACGLLALLANAWIILSISAKQQKHKPLELLLCFLAGTHILMAAVPLTTFAVVQLRRQASSDYDWNESICKVFVSTYYTLALATCFTVASLSYHRMWMVRWPVNYRLSNAKKQALHAVMGIWMVSFILSTLPSIGWHNNGERYYARGCQFIVSKIGLGFGVCFSLLLLGGIVMGLVCVAITFYQTLWARPRRARQARRVGGGGGTKAGGPGALGTRPAFEVPAIVVEDARGKRRSSLDGSESAKTSLQVTNLVSAIVFLYDSLTGVPILVVSFFSLKSDSAPPWMVLAVLWCSMAQTLLLPSFIWSCERYRADVRTVWEQCVAIMSEEDGDDDGGCDDYAEGRVCKVRFDANGATGPGSRDPAQVKLLPGRHTLFPPLERVHYLQVPLSRRLSHDETNIFSTPREPGSFLHKWSSSDDIRVLPAQSRALGGPPEYLGQRHRLEDEEDEEEAEGGGLASLRQFLESGVLGSGGGPPRGPGFFREEITTFIDETPLPSPTASPGHSPRRPRPLGLSPRRLSLGSPESRAVGLPLGLSAGRRCSLTGGEESARAWEGSWVPGNPIFPQLTL encoded by the exons ATGGctcggggcggggcgggggcagaGGAGGCCTCCCTGCGCTCCAATGCATTGTCCTGGCTGGCCTGTGGGCTCCTGGCGCTGCTGGCCAATGCCTGGATCATCCTCAGCATCTCGGCCAAGCAGCAGAAGCACAAGCCACTGGAGCTGCTGCTCTGCTTCCTAGCAGGCACACACATACTCATGGCAGCTGTGCCCCTCACCACCTTTGCTGTGGTGCAGCTGCGTCGTCAGGCTTCCTCCGACTATGACTGGAACGAGAGTATCTGCAAGGTCTTCGTGTCCACCTACTACACCCTGGCCCTGGCTACCTGCTTCACGGTCGCTTCACTCTCCTACCATCGCATGTGGATGGTGCGCTGGCCCGTCAACTACCGCCTCAGCAACGCCAAGAAGCAGGCACTGCATGCCGTCATGGGCATCTGGATGGTCAGCTTCATCCTCTCCACACTGCCCTCCATTGGCTGGCACAACAACGGCGAGCGCTACTATGCCCGCGGCTGCCAGTTCATAGTCTCCAAGATCGGCCTCGGCTTTGGCGTTTGCTTCAGCCTCTTGCTACTTGGGGGAATTGTCATGGGTCTGGTCTGTGTGGCCATCACCTTCTACCAGACACTGTGGGCCCGGCCCAGGAGGGCTCGGCAGGCCCGGAgagtggggggtggtggggggaccAAAGCGGGTGGGCCAGGGGCCTTGGGTACCCGGCCAGCTTTTGAGGTGCCAGCCATTGTGGTGGAGGATGCCCGAGGGAAGCGGCGGTCCTCGCTGGATGGCTCGGAGTCTGCCAAGACATCCCTGCAGGTCACCAACTTGGTCAGCGCCATCGTCTTTCTCTATGACTCACTCACAGGGGTGCCCATCTTG GTGGTGAGCTTCTTCTCCCTCAAGTCGGACTCGGCGCCCCCCTGGATGGTGCTGGCTGTGCTGTGGTGCTCCATGGCACAGACGCTGCTGCTGCCCTCCTTCATCTGGTCCTGCGAGCGCTACCGCGCCGACGTGCGCACAGTGTGGGAGCAATGCGTGGCCATCATGTCTGAGGAGGATGGAGATGACG ATGGGGGCTGTGACGACTATGCGGAGGGCCGAGTTTGCAAAGTTCGCTTTGATGCTAACGGAGCCACAGGACCAGGGAGCCGGGACCCCGCCCAGGTGAAGCTGCTGCCTGGAAGGCACACGCTCTTCCCTCCTCTTGAGAGAGTCCACTACTTACAG GTCCCCCTATCCCGGCGTCTGTCCCATGATGAGACAAACATCTTCTCTACCCCTCGGGAACCAGGCTCCTTCCTGCACAAGTGGTCATCCTCTGATGACATCCGGGTCCTCCCAGCCCAGAGCCGGGCCCTTGGGGgtcctcctgagtacctgggacaaAGACACAGGTTGGAGGATGAGGAGGACGAGGAAGAGGCTGAAGGTGGGGGGCTGGCCAGCCTTCGCCAATTCTTGGAGAGTGGGGTTCTGGGGTCAGGTGGGGGACCCCCACGGGGTCCTGGCTTCTTCCGGGAGGAGATCACCACCTTCATCGATGAGACACCTCTGCCTTCTCCGACTGCCTCACCAGGGCACTCTCCTCGTCGGCCCCGGCCACTGGGCCTCTCACCCCGCCGACTCTCCCTTGGGTCCCCTGAGAGCAGAGCCGTTGGACTTCCTTTGGGACTAAGCGCAGGGAGACGCTGCTCCCTGACGGGGGGTGAAGAAAGTGCAAGGGCTTGGGAAGGATCCTGGGTCCCAGGCAACCCCATCTTTCCCCAGCTGACCCTGTGA
- the GPR162 gene encoding probable G-protein coupled receptor 162 isoform X2 has protein sequence MARGGAGAEEASLRSNALSWLACGLLALLANAWIILSISAKQQKHKPLELLLCFLAGTHILMAAVPLTTFAVVQLRRQASSDYDWNESICKVFVSTYYTLALATCFTVASLSYHRMWMVRWPVNYRLSNAKKQALHAVMGIWMVSFILSTLPSIGWHNNGERYYARGCQFIVSKIGLGFGVCFSLLLLGGIVMGLVCVAITFYQTLWARPRRARQARRVGGGGGTKAGGPGALGTRPAFEVPAIVVEDARGKRRSSLDGSESAKTSLQVTNLVVSFFSLKSDSAPPWMVLAVLWCSMAQTLLLPSFIWSCERYRADVRTVWEQCVAIMSEEDGDDDGGCDDYAEGRVCKVRFDANGATGPGSRDPAQVKLLPGRHTLFPPLERVHYLQVPLSRRLSHDETNIFSTPREPGSFLHKWSSSDDIRVLPAQSRALGGPPEYLGQRHRLEDEEDEEEAEGGGLASLRQFLESGVLGSGGGPPRGPGFFREEITTFIDETPLPSPTASPGHSPRRPRPLGLSPRRLSLGSPESRAVGLPLGLSAGRRCSLTGGEESARAWEGSWVPGNPIFPQLTL, from the exons ATGGctcggggcggggcgggggcagaGGAGGCCTCCCTGCGCTCCAATGCATTGTCCTGGCTGGCCTGTGGGCTCCTGGCGCTGCTGGCCAATGCCTGGATCATCCTCAGCATCTCGGCCAAGCAGCAGAAGCACAAGCCACTGGAGCTGCTGCTCTGCTTCCTAGCAGGCACACACATACTCATGGCAGCTGTGCCCCTCACCACCTTTGCTGTGGTGCAGCTGCGTCGTCAGGCTTCCTCCGACTATGACTGGAACGAGAGTATCTGCAAGGTCTTCGTGTCCACCTACTACACCCTGGCCCTGGCTACCTGCTTCACGGTCGCTTCACTCTCCTACCATCGCATGTGGATGGTGCGCTGGCCCGTCAACTACCGCCTCAGCAACGCCAAGAAGCAGGCACTGCATGCCGTCATGGGCATCTGGATGGTCAGCTTCATCCTCTCCACACTGCCCTCCATTGGCTGGCACAACAACGGCGAGCGCTACTATGCCCGCGGCTGCCAGTTCATAGTCTCCAAGATCGGCCTCGGCTTTGGCGTTTGCTTCAGCCTCTTGCTACTTGGGGGAATTGTCATGGGTCTGGTCTGTGTGGCCATCACCTTCTACCAGACACTGTGGGCCCGGCCCAGGAGGGCTCGGCAGGCCCGGAgagtggggggtggtggggggaccAAAGCGGGTGGGCCAGGGGCCTTGGGTACCCGGCCAGCTTTTGAGGTGCCAGCCATTGTGGTGGAGGATGCCCGAGGGAAGCGGCGGTCCTCGCTGGATGGCTCGGAGTCTGCCAAGACATCCCTGCAGGTCACCAACTTG GTGGTGAGCTTCTTCTCCCTCAAGTCGGACTCGGCGCCCCCCTGGATGGTGCTGGCTGTGCTGTGGTGCTCCATGGCACAGACGCTGCTGCTGCCCTCCTTCATCTGGTCCTGCGAGCGCTACCGCGCCGACGTGCGCACAGTGTGGGAGCAATGCGTGGCCATCATGTCTGAGGAGGATGGAGATGACG ATGGGGGCTGTGACGACTATGCGGAGGGCCGAGTTTGCAAAGTTCGCTTTGATGCTAACGGAGCCACAGGACCAGGGAGCCGGGACCCCGCCCAGGTGAAGCTGCTGCCTGGAAGGCACACGCTCTTCCCTCCTCTTGAGAGAGTCCACTACTTACAG GTCCCCCTATCCCGGCGTCTGTCCCATGATGAGACAAACATCTTCTCTACCCCTCGGGAACCAGGCTCCTTCCTGCACAAGTGGTCATCCTCTGATGACATCCGGGTCCTCCCAGCCCAGAGCCGGGCCCTTGGGGgtcctcctgagtacctgggacaaAGACACAGGTTGGAGGATGAGGAGGACGAGGAAGAGGCTGAAGGTGGGGGGCTGGCCAGCCTTCGCCAATTCTTGGAGAGTGGGGTTCTGGGGTCAGGTGGGGGACCCCCACGGGGTCCTGGCTTCTTCCGGGAGGAGATCACCACCTTCATCGATGAGACACCTCTGCCTTCTCCGACTGCCTCACCAGGGCACTCTCCTCGTCGGCCCCGGCCACTGGGCCTCTCACCCCGCCGACTCTCCCTTGGGTCCCCTGAGAGCAGAGCCGTTGGACTTCCTTTGGGACTAAGCGCAGGGAGACGCTGCTCCCTGACGGGGGGTGAAGAAAGTGCAAGGGCTTGGGAAGGATCCTGGGTCCCAGGCAACCCCATCTTTCCCCAGCTGACCCTGTGA
- the P3H3 gene encoding prolyl 3-hydroxylase 3: MLRLLRPLLLLLLLPPPGSPEPPGLTQLSPGAPPQAPDLLYADGLRAYAAGAWAPAVALLREALRSQAALGRVRLDCGASCAADPGAALPAVLLGAPEPDSGPGPTQGSWERQLLRAALRRADCLTQCAARRLGPGGAARLRVGSALRDAFRRREPYNYLQRAYYQLKKLDLAAAAAHTFFVANPLHLQMREDMAKYRRMSGVRPQSFRDLETPPHWAAYDTGLELLGRQEAGLALPRLEEALQGSLAQMDSCRADCEGPEEQQGAEEEEDGAASQGGLYEAIAGHWIQVLQCRQRCVGETATRPGRSFPVPDFIPNQLRRLHEAHAQVDNLSQAIENVLSVLLFYPEDEAAKRALNQYQAQLGEPRPGLGPREDIQRFILRSLGEKRQLYYAMEHLGTSFKDPDPWTPAALIPEALREKLREDQEKRPWDHEPAKPKPLTYWKDVLLLEGVTLTQDSRQLNGSERAVLDGLLTPAECGVLLQLAKDAAGAGARSGYRGRRSPHTPHERFEGLTVLKAAQLARAGTVGSQGAKLLLEVSERVRTLTEAYFSPERPLHLSFTHLVCRSAIEGEQEQRMDLSHPVHADNCVLDPDTGECWREPPAYTYRDYSGLLYLNDDFQGGDLFFTEPNALTVTARVRPRCGRLVAFSSGVENPHGVWAVTRGRRCALALWHTWAPEHREQEWIEAKELLQESQEEEEEEEEEEEMPSKDPSPEPPSRRHQRVQDKTGRAPRVREEL; encoded by the exons ATGCTCCGGCTCCTCCGGccgctgctgctactgctgctgctgcctccccCGGGGTCCCCTGAGCCCCCCGGCCTGACCCAGCTGTCCCCGGGGGCGCCCCCGCAGGCCCCCGACTTGCTCTACGCTGACGGGCTGCGCGCCTACGCGGCCGGGGCTTGGGCGCCGGCCGTGGCGCTGCTGCGGGAGGCGCTGCGGAGCCAGGCGGCGCTGGGCCGGGTGCGGCTGGATTGCGGGGCGAGCTGCGCGGCCGATCCGGGCGCCGCGCTCCCCGCCGTGCTTCTCGGGGCCCCGGAGCCCGACTCCGGGCCGGGACCCACGCAGGGGTCCTGGGAGCGACAGCTTCTCCGTGCAGCGCTCCGCCGCGCAGACTGCCTGACCCAGTGCGCAGCACGGAGGCTGGGCCCCGGGGGCGCGGCGCGGCTTCGCGTGGGGAGCGCGCTCCGGGACGCCTTCCGCCGTCGGGAGCCCTACAACTACCTGCAGAGGGCCTATTACCAG TTGAAGAAGCTGGATCTGGCAGCTGCGGCAGCACACACCTTCTTTGTAGCAAACCCCCTGCACCTGCAGATGCGGGAGGACATGGCTAAGTACAGACGAATGTCGGGAGTTCGGCCCCAGAGCTTCCGGGACCTGGAGACGCCCCCACACTGG GCAGCCTATGACACTGGCCTGGAGCTACTGGGGCGCCAGGAGGCAGGACTGGcactgcccaggctagaggagGCTCTTCAGGGGAGCCTGGCCCAGATGGACAGCTGCCGTGCTGACTGTGAGGGGCCTGAGGAGCAGCAGGGGGCTGAAGAAGAGGAGGATGGGGCTGCGAGCCAGGGGGGCCTCTATGAGGCCATTGCAG GACACTGGATTCAGGTCCTGCAGTGCCGGCAACGCTGTGTGGGGGAAACAGCCACACGCCCTGGTCGCAGCTTCCCTGTCCCAGACTTCATTCCCAACCAGCTGAGGCGGCTACATGAGGCCCATGCTCAGG TGGACAATCTGTCCCAGGCTATAGAAAATGTCCTGAGTGTCCTGCTCTTCTACCCGGAGGATGAGGCTGCCAAGAGGGCTCTGAACCAGTACCAGGCCCAGCTGGGAGAGCCGAGACCTGGCCTCGGACCCAGAGAG GACATCCAGCGCTTCATCCTCCGATCCCTGGGGGAGAAGAGGCAGCTCTACTATGCCATGGAGCACCTGGGGACCAGCTTCAAGGATCCT GACCCCTGGACCCCTGCAGCTCTCATCCCTGAGGCACTTAGAGAAAAGCTCAG AGAGGATCAAGAGAAGAGGCCTTGGGACCATGAGCCCGCGAAGCCAAAGCCGTTGACCTACTGGAAGG ATGTCCTTCTCCTGGAGGGTGTGACCTTGACCCAGGATTCCAGGCAGCTGAATGGGTCGGAGCGGGCGGTGTTGGATGGGCTGCTCACCCCAGCCgagtgtggggtgctgctgcagctgGCTAAG GATGCAGCTGGGGCTGGAGCCAGGTCTGGCTATCGTGGTCGCCGCTCCCCTCACACCCCCCATGAACGCTTCGAGGGGCTCACAGTGCTTAAGGCTGCGCAG CTGGCCCGGGCTGGGACAGTGGGCAGTCAGGGTGCTAAGCTGCTTCTGGAGGTGAGCGAGCGGGTGCGGACCTTGACCGAGGCCTACTTCTCCCCGGAACGGCCCCTGCATCTGTCCTTCACCCACCTGGTGTGCCGCAGCGCCATAGAAG GAGAGCAGGAGCAGCGCATGGACCTGAGTCACCCAGTGCATGCAGACAACTGCGTCCTGGACCCGGACACGGGAGAGTGCTGGCGGGAGCCCCCAGCCTACACCTAtcgggactacag CGGACTCCTCTACCTCAACGATGACTTCCAGGGTGGGGACCTGTTCTTCACGGAGCCCAACGCCCTCACTGTCACG GCTCGGGTGCGTCCTCGCTGTGGGCGCCTTGTGGCCTTCAGCTCCGGTGTTGAGAATCCCCATGGGGTGTGGGCCGTGACTCGGGGACGGCGCTGTGCCCTGGCACTGTGGCACACGTGGGCACCTGAGCACAGGGAGCAG gaGTGGATAGAAGCCAAAGAACTGCTGCAGGAgtcacaggaggaggaggaagaggaagaggaagaagaagaaatgccCAGCAAAGACCCTTCCCCAGAGCCCCCTAGCCGCAGGCACCAGAGGGTCCAAGACAAGACTGGAAGGGCACCTCGGGTTCGGGAGGAGCTGTGA